Proteins encoded in a region of the Streptomyces akebiae genome:
- a CDS encoding HTTM domain-containing protein, which yields METEHVPAPRPPEPRDPRAAERTAAGASHRTRDRWHAGLGVLTERPVSLYAAAVLRIGYGLVYLVFLLREFPHRDEIWGPGSPWTPELARQLFDQTGWISLLTLSDNRAYFEACYALAVGTSALFVLGWRTRAVSVLFAVVVASFHGRAIFMTDGGDNLILLMAVYLVFTACGRRCSLDARRARLRTRAGTETRLPVHRTAGGLRDHLRTSRRTLVAVLHNCGMFVIAAQVCLLYGSAGLYKAQGGSWGNGTALHYVLNLDLFRPWPGLSLMADEHDVLLAIACHLTVLLQVAFPFVLFGRLKYPVLTLLLGMHLGIAVLMGLPLFSGAMIIADAVFLPDRFYRALGRLWRRAAQGVGTGRTRRASGASTPTGPPSPPSTSPSPSGPQLPSPSAPAPRCRVTGP from the coding sequence TTGGAAACTGAGCACGTACCCGCACCGCGCCCGCCTGAGCCGCGTGACCCGCGTGCGGCCGAGAGGACGGCGGCGGGCGCGTCGCACCGCACACGCGACCGGTGGCACGCGGGCCTCGGCGTCCTGACGGAGCGGCCCGTCTCCCTGTACGCCGCAGCCGTCCTGCGCATCGGATACGGGCTCGTCTACCTCGTCTTCCTGTTGCGCGAGTTTCCGCACCGCGACGAGATCTGGGGTCCGGGATCACCGTGGACGCCGGAGCTGGCGAGGCAGCTGTTCGACCAGACGGGGTGGATCAGCCTCCTCACCCTGTCCGACAACCGGGCCTACTTCGAGGCCTGTTACGCACTGGCCGTCGGCACATCGGCACTGTTCGTCCTCGGGTGGCGGACCCGAGCGGTGTCCGTGCTGTTCGCGGTCGTGGTCGCGTCGTTCCACGGCAGGGCGATCTTCATGACCGACGGCGGGGACAACCTCATCCTCCTCATGGCCGTCTACCTCGTCTTCACCGCGTGCGGCCGTCGCTGCTCCCTCGACGCGCGCAGAGCCAGGCTTCGTACCCGCGCGGGTACGGAGACGCGCCTGCCGGTGCACCGGACGGCGGGCGGGCTCCGGGATCACCTCCGTACTTCCCGGCGGACCCTGGTCGCCGTGCTGCACAACTGCGGGATGTTCGTCATCGCGGCCCAGGTCTGCCTCCTCTACGGGTCCGCGGGTCTGTACAAGGCGCAGGGCGGATCCTGGGGCAACGGGACCGCCCTTCACTACGTCCTGAACCTCGACCTGTTCCGGCCCTGGCCCGGCCTCTCGCTCATGGCGGACGAGCACGACGTACTGCTCGCCATCGCCTGCCATCTGACGGTCCTGTTGCAGGTCGCCTTCCCGTTCGTCCTGTTCGGGCGGCTCAAGTACCCCGTTCTGACCCTGCTGTTGGGCATGCACCTGGGTATCGCGGTACTCATGGGGCTGCCCCTGTTCTCCGGCGCGATGATCATCGCCGACGCCGTCTTCCTGCCGGACCGCTTCTACCGCGCGCTGGGACGACTGTGGCGGCGCGCGGCTCAGGGGGTGGGTACCGGAAGGACGAGACGGGCATCCGGAGCGAGCACGCCCACCGGGCCGCCTTCACCTCCCTCAACCTCACCGTCGCCGTCCGGGCCGCAGCTCCCGTCCCCTTCGGCCCCGGCCCCGCGCTGTCGCGTCACGGGACCCTGA
- a CDS encoding SpoIIE family protein phosphatase — translation MVQGAGGEGPSRAAAEPGFWPQVVEQLGTALMVLDPAGRILDVNPAAERLLGRAARAMRGVDAHEMLHRDADGSTLLRKRCPLLQSLADGTAARGEGDCYMRGDGRLVTISWSASPLMADGSVKGMAVLFTDATVDHGARRERAAYTSALEDLNERLTLIAEITDVLGQTLETDEALARLGRLLVPRLADWAAVDLRAGSGQIHRVTVTGPGGRDAGLEGGREHLPEAAEKDPSPLVRVLNGGPPVLRQEQHDPGTPAAPPGSPLSALDSDFLRTVRATSVITVPLSSGREITGALTLVRTDPAHPFDTADLDVVSDIGRRVGLVVDNARRYGRQRAVAEAMQRNLLAPLPQPGRLRLAARYQPAPVGSQVGGDWYDAFELKDGALALVIGDVVGHDLTAAAGMAQLHGILRSLAWDHTEPPGAVVDRLDDAMPAITTVPMATLVLARVEGDPQTGPWTLRWTSAGHPPPLLLTPGGRAHYLEAGQGVVLGAPPVTGASRPNATLALPPGATLLLYTDGLIEIPGSDLDTGLVRLRRHALALADAPLDTLCDGLLARMPPGSTDDVALLALRLPTP, via the coding sequence ATGGTGCAGGGTGCGGGAGGCGAAGGGCCGTCGCGGGCGGCGGCCGAGCCGGGTTTCTGGCCGCAGGTCGTCGAGCAGCTGGGCACCGCCCTGATGGTGCTGGATCCGGCCGGACGGATCCTCGACGTCAACCCGGCCGCCGAACGGCTGCTGGGCCGGGCCGCCCGCGCGATGCGCGGGGTGGACGCGCACGAGATGCTGCACCGGGACGCGGACGGCAGCACGCTCCTGCGGAAGCGGTGCCCGCTGCTCCAGTCGCTGGCCGATGGAACCGCCGCGCGCGGGGAGGGCGACTGCTATATGCGCGGTGACGGTCGCCTGGTCACGATCTCCTGGTCCGCTTCTCCCCTGATGGCCGACGGCTCCGTCAAGGGCATGGCCGTCCTCTTCACCGACGCCACGGTCGACCACGGCGCGCGCCGGGAACGTGCGGCCTATACGAGTGCTCTGGAGGACCTCAACGAGCGGCTGACGCTGATCGCGGAGATCACCGACGTACTGGGCCAGACCCTGGAGACCGACGAGGCCCTCGCCCGGCTGGGCCGCCTGCTGGTTCCGCGCCTCGCCGACTGGGCGGCGGTGGACCTGCGGGCCGGTTCCGGGCAGATCCACCGGGTGACGGTGACCGGTCCCGGAGGCCGGGACGCCGGCCTGGAGGGCGGGCGCGAGCACCTTCCCGAGGCCGCGGAGAAAGACCCCTCGCCGCTTGTCCGGGTGCTGAACGGCGGTCCCCCTGTGCTGCGGCAGGAACAGCACGACCCGGGGACCCCGGCGGCCCCGCCCGGCTCTCCCCTGTCCGCCCTCGACAGCGACTTCCTGCGGACGGTGCGCGCGACGTCCGTCATCACGGTGCCGCTGAGCTCCGGGCGGGAGATCACCGGCGCACTGACGCTGGTGCGCACCGACCCGGCGCACCCCTTCGACACCGCCGATCTGGACGTGGTGAGCGACATCGGCCGCCGGGTCGGCCTGGTCGTCGACAACGCCCGCCGGTACGGCCGTCAGCGCGCCGTCGCCGAGGCCATGCAGCGCAACCTGCTCGCCCCGCTCCCCCAGCCGGGCCGCCTGCGGCTGGCCGCCCGCTACCAGCCCGCTCCGGTCGGCTCCCAGGTCGGCGGCGACTGGTACGACGCGTTCGAGCTGAAGGACGGCGCGCTCGCGCTGGTCATCGGGGACGTCGTGGGCCACGATCTGACCGCGGCGGCCGGGATGGCCCAACTCCACGGCATCCTGCGGTCCCTGGCCTGGGACCACACCGAACCGCCCGGCGCGGTCGTCGACCGCCTCGACGACGCGATGCCCGCCATCACCACCGTCCCGATGGCCACCCTCGTCCTCGCCCGGGTCGAAGGCGACCCGCAGACCGGCCCCTGGACACTGCGGTGGACCAGCGCCGGACATCCGCCGCCGCTCCTCCTGACCCCCGGCGGCCGGGCGCACTACCTCGAAGCCGGACAGGGAGTCGTCCTCGGCGCTCCCCCTGTCACCGGCGCGAGCAGGCCGAACGCCACGCTGGCCCTGCCGCCGGGCGCCACCCTCCTCCTCTACACCGACGGCCTGATCGAGATCCCCGGCAGCGACCTGGACACCGGCCTGGTCCGGCTGCGCCGGCACGCCCTCGCGCTCGCGGACGCACCGCTGGACACGCTGTGCGACGGACTACTGGCCCGGATGCCACCCGGCAGCACCGACGACGTGGCCCTCCTCGCCCTGCGTCTGCCGACCCCGTGA
- a CDS encoding Asp23/Gls24 family envelope stress response protein — protein sequence MSGEADERPGVPRGERGATAVTDRVVAKIAARVAREALSRFTESAGRVPPGHRTPQVTTAVRRAPERTSAGRDAESAAGRQAVLGEARMRITVELGYPSDIGAQCAAVRREVTERLRTWAGMEVSDLVVSVERLHSAHTRRTRQERVR from the coding sequence GTGAGCGGGGAAGCCGACGAGCGTCCGGGCGTCCCCCGCGGGGAGCGCGGGGCGACCGCCGTCACCGACCGGGTCGTCGCGAAGATCGCGGCCCGGGTGGCGCGTGAGGCGCTGAGCCGGTTCACCGAGTCGGCCGGCCGCGTACCGCCCGGCCACCGGACGCCACAGGTGACCACGGCCGTGCGGCGGGCACCGGAACGGACCAGCGCGGGACGGGACGCCGAGTCCGCCGCCGGACGGCAGGCGGTGCTCGGCGAGGCACGGATGCGCATCACCGTCGAGCTCGGCTATCCGTCCGACATCGGGGCGCAGTGCGCCGCGGTGCGCCGGGAGGTCACCGAGCGGCTCAGGACTTGGGCCGGCATGGAGGTGTCCGACCTCGTGGTGTCGGTCGAGAGGCTGCACTCGGCGCACACGCGCCGCACGCGTCAGGAGAGGGTGAGATGA
- a CDS encoding PRC-barrel domain-containing protein has protein sequence MIRAADIREWRNHDVVDPKQRRIGMLEAVYVNTATDEPAMATVRTGLPTRHRLVFVPLDDAVLGPGYVKVPYDRGQVRKAPSIGTDDVLPAEGEEEIFRHYDMTYRPGAGGERQLARR, from the coding sequence ATGATCCGTGCAGCCGACATCCGCGAGTGGCGCAACCATGACGTGGTCGACCCGAAACAGCGCAGGATCGGCATGCTCGAAGCGGTCTATGTGAACACGGCGACCGACGAACCGGCCATGGCCACCGTCCGGACCGGGTTGCCGACCCGCCACCGCCTGGTCTTCGTCCCCCTCGACGACGCGGTCCTCGGCCCCGGCTACGTCAAGGTCCCCTACGACAGGGGGCAGGTGCGGAAGGCCCCGTCGATCGGGACGGACGACGTGCTGCCGGCCGAAGGGGAGGAAGAGATCTTCCGGCACTACGACATGACGTACCGGCCGGGAGCAGGGGGCGAACGTCAGCTCGCGCGCCGCTGA
- a CDS encoding DUF5994 family protein, whose product MTATISLSPTAEAEDGLSSSSFSSSSSSSPRLSLAPVGPAPALLDGAWWPRSRDLAAELPSLTAVLDPLWGRITRVTVNPTHWPVVPRKVPVAGHVVKVGWFLSEQDPHELLLLSYRTGRWNLLVVPPQTSAGSAAWLMAAASDPLGTSSASRLMEEAARLRTVSEADRALEAVWDSEGGHEAGEPVARSRVPGVSAAMPRRQTGR is encoded by the coding sequence ATGACTGCGACCATCTCCCTCTCGCCGACGGCCGAAGCCGAAGACGGTCTCTCCTCGTCCTCGTTCTCCTCTTCCTCCTCGTCCTCTCCCCGTCTGTCGCTGGCTCCCGTGGGTCCCGCACCGGCTCTGCTGGACGGCGCCTGGTGGCCCCGCTCCCGCGATCTGGCGGCGGAACTCCCCTCTCTGACGGCCGTGTTGGATCCGCTGTGGGGGCGGATCACCCGGGTCACGGTGAATCCCACCCACTGGCCGGTCGTTCCGCGCAAGGTGCCCGTCGCCGGGCACGTGGTGAAGGTGGGCTGGTTCCTGTCCGAGCAGGACCCGCACGAACTGCTGTTGCTCTCCTACCGCACGGGCCGCTGGAACCTCCTGGTGGTGCCGCCGCAGACGTCCGCGGGCTCGGCCGCCTGGCTGATGGCCGCCGCGAGCGACCCCCTGGGCACGTCGAGCGCGAGCCGGTTGATGGAGGAGGCCGCGCGCCTGCGGACGGTGTCCGAGGCGGACCGGGCGCTGGAGGCGGTCTGGGACTCCGAAGGAGGACATGAGGCCGGCGAGCCGGTCGCACGTTCCCGGGTCCCGGGCGTGAGCGCCGCGATGCCGCGCCGGCAGACGGGAAGGTGA
- a CDS encoding cation transporter: MTSEASGASISLPLGPSPARRDALARRIRLLVAATISYNVVEAVVAITAGTLASSSALIGFGLDSVIEVSSAAAVAWQFSAREHAVREAREKTTLRIIALSFFALAAYVGVDAVRALAGTGEAGRSVPGIVLAALSLAVMPFLSAAQRRTGRELGSASAVADSKQTLLCTYLSAVLLAGLVLNATLGWSWADPVAALAIAAIAVKEGRDTWRGEGCCAPTAPSATPSVGTETDACGCRPGCDCRG, from the coding sequence ATGACCTCCGAGGCATCCGGGGCCTCCATATCACTGCCCCTCGGGCCCTCCCCCGCCCGGCGTGACGCGCTCGCCCGTCGCATACGTCTGCTGGTCGCCGCCACCATCAGCTACAACGTCGTCGAGGCGGTCGTCGCGATCACCGCCGGGACGCTCGCCTCCTCCAGCGCACTGATCGGCTTCGGGCTCGATTCCGTCATCGAGGTGTCCTCCGCCGCCGCGGTCGCCTGGCAGTTCTCCGCCCGCGAGCACGCCGTACGGGAGGCCCGCGAGAAGACCACCCTGCGGATCATCGCCCTGTCCTTCTTCGCCCTTGCCGCATACGTCGGCGTCGACGCCGTCCGCGCCCTCGCCGGCACCGGGGAAGCCGGACGCTCCGTCCCCGGCATCGTGCTCGCCGCCCTCTCCCTGGCCGTGATGCCCTTCCTGTCCGCCGCCCAGCGCCGCACCGGACGCGAACTCGGCTCCGCGTCCGCCGTCGCCGACTCCAAGCAGACCCTGCTCTGCACCTACCTCTCCGCCGTACTCCTGGCCGGCCTCGTCCTCAACGCCACCCTCGGCTGGTCCTGGGCCGACCCCGTCGCCGCCCTCGCCATCGCCGCGATCGCCGTCAAGGAAGGCCGCGACACCTGGCGGGGCGAAGGCTGCTGCGCCCCGACCGCCCCTTCGGCGACGCCGTCGGTCGGCACCGAGACGGACGCGTGCGGGTGCCGTCCCGGCTGCGACTGCCGCGGTTGA
- a CDS encoding PIG-L family deacetylase codes for MTDRPLTLMAVHAHPDDEATGTGGVLARYAAEGIRTVLVTCTDGGCGDGPGGAKPGDPGHDPSAVAAMRRQELRASCDVLKVSDLEMLDYADSGMTGWPTNDAPDSFWQTPVAEGAARLAELMRHYRPDVVVTYDENGFYGHPDHIQAHRITMAALEMTELTPKVYWTTMPHSMMRRFGEVMREFGEDMPEPDPAEAAALAEIGLPDDEITTWVDTTAFSGQKFDALAAHASQGENIFFLKMGKERFGELMGMETFVRVQDATGAAVPENDLFAGLR; via the coding sequence GTGACCGACCGGCCTTTGACGCTCATGGCAGTGCACGCCCACCCCGACGACGAGGCCACGGGAACCGGAGGGGTCCTCGCGCGGTACGCGGCGGAAGGCATCCGCACGGTGCTCGTGACGTGTACCGACGGCGGTTGCGGCGACGGACCGGGGGGCGCCAAGCCGGGCGACCCCGGGCACGACCCCTCGGCCGTCGCCGCGATGCGCCGTCAAGAACTCCGGGCGAGCTGCGACGTCCTGAAGGTCAGCGATCTGGAGATGCTGGACTACGCCGACTCCGGAATGACGGGCTGGCCGACCAACGACGCCCCGGACTCCTTCTGGCAGACACCCGTGGCGGAGGGCGCGGCCCGGCTCGCGGAACTCATGCGGCACTACCGGCCTGATGTCGTCGTCACCTACGACGAGAACGGCTTCTACGGCCACCCCGACCACATCCAGGCCCATCGCATCACGATGGCGGCGCTGGAGATGACGGAGCTGACACCGAAGGTGTACTGGACCACGATGCCCCACTCGATGATGCGGCGGTTCGGCGAAGTCATGCGCGAGTTCGGTGAGGACATGCCGGAGCCGGACCCCGCCGAGGCCGCCGCGCTCGCCGAGATCGGCCTCCCCGACGACGAGATCACCACGTGGGTGGACACCACCGCGTTCAGCGGTCAGAAGTTCGACGCGTTGGCCGCGCACGCCAGTCAGGGCGAGAACATCTTCTTCCTCAAGATGGGCAAGGAGAGGTTCGGCGAGTTGATGGGCATGGAGACCTTCGTCCGGGTCCAGGACGCCACCGGCGCGGCCGTACCCGAGAACGATCTCTTCGCCGGGCTGCGCTGA
- a CDS encoding ice-binding family protein — protein sequence MTTHIPDAPVRRTISVWIAAVTAVVIAAVVVAMTPPRAHAIATPVPLGTAASYGVLAGAAVSNTGPTVVQGLNVGVSPGTAITGFPPGIVTPPGTLHSADAHAAQAKIDLTTAYNQAAGQTLTDAVYNDAPHEYGGQTLTPGLYRANSSAQITGTLTLDAQGDPNAVWVFQVGSTLNTAAENSTVSLVNGASPCNVYWQVGSSATLGTNTDFVGTILADTSITATTGADINGRLLADAGARGDGAVTLDTNDIFLGPCGTGATTGGLVTGGVIAGATTGGTGSTTVGVIGGVPTGGGTGGTPGGLLGGVLTTGGTTGGALGGLVAGATTSGTTGGVNGGVNGGVNGGVNGGVNGGVDGGVIGGPGHGHGGEHDHGGKHEEHGQHGPEEHGQHGPEEHDQHGPGGKSEEHGRHDHGGKHEEHGGHGGHGEHDSKSGEGDGHGSVRS from the coding sequence ATGACGACGCATATTCCTGACGCGCCTGTACGGCGCACCATTTCGGTGTGGATCGCGGCGGTGACGGCTGTGGTGATCGCCGCCGTCGTCGTGGCTATGACACCGCCACGCGCACACGCGATCGCCACCCCCGTGCCTCTGGGCACGGCAGCCAGTTACGGAGTACTGGCCGGCGCGGCCGTCAGCAACACCGGGCCCACGGTGGTCCAGGGCCTCAACGTAGGCGTGAGCCCCGGTACGGCCATCACCGGGTTCCCGCCCGGCATTGTGACCCCACCCGGCACCCTGCACTCCGCCGATGCCCACGCGGCCCAGGCGAAGATCGACCTGACCACGGCGTACAACCAGGCCGCCGGGCAGACTCTGACGGACGCGGTGTACAACGACGCTCCCCACGAGTACGGCGGCCAGACACTGACGCCGGGCCTCTACCGGGCGAACAGCTCCGCGCAGATCACCGGCACCCTCACCCTGGACGCCCAGGGCGACCCCAACGCCGTCTGGGTGTTCCAGGTCGGTTCCACCCTGAACACGGCAGCCGAGAACAGCACGGTGAGCCTCGTCAACGGCGCTTCGCCGTGCAACGTGTACTGGCAGGTCGGCAGCTCGGCCACGCTCGGCACCAACACCGATTTCGTGGGCACCATCTTGGCCGACACCTCGATCACCGCCACCACGGGGGCGGACATCAACGGCCGACTGCTGGCCGATGCGGGCGCACGGGGTGACGGCGCCGTGACGCTGGACACCAACGACATCTTCCTGGGACCGTGCGGGACCGGCGCGACCACGGGCGGTCTGGTCACCGGCGGTGTGATCGCCGGGGCCACCACGGGCGGCACGGGCAGCACCACGGTCGGCGTCATCGGCGGCGTGCCGACGGGCGGCGGAACCGGTGGGACCCCGGGTGGTCTCCTCGGCGGCGTCCTGACGACGGGCGGCACCACTGGCGGAGCGCTCGGCGGCCTTGTCGCCGGTGCTACGACAAGCGGGACCACGGGCGGCGTCAACGGCGGTGTCAACGGCGGTGTCAACGGCGGCGTCAACGGCGGCGTCAACGGCGGTGTCGACGGCGGCGTGATCGGCGGGCCCGGACACGGCCACGGTGGGGAGCACGACCACGGCGGAAAGCACGAAGAACACGGCCAGCACGGCCCTGAAGAACACGGCCAGCACGGCCCCGAAGAGCACGACCAGCACGGCCCCGGAGGGAAATCCGAAGAACACGGCCGGCACGACCACGGCGGGAAGCACGAAGAGCACGGCGGTCACGGCGGTCACGGCGAGCACGACAGCAAGTCCGGCGAGGGCGACGGCCACGGCAGCGTTCGTAGCTGA
- a CDS encoding DUF6286 domain-containing protein yields the protein MSANTWRQSTGDSAPPSASGPAAQSADGTPEAGTGAGATTATDEPGRPARRFWSGRRIFAALVALLSAVAVGFLLYDVIAVRAGRSAMRWRRRLAEELATRPLDDVWMIVGAAVAMALGLWLFLLAVTPGLRRLLPMRQLTGIPGAEDVRAGLDRRAAALVLRDRAMRVPGVQSAQVDVGRRKVKARARAHFRDLEEVRSDLEAELGEALTSLGLARQPTLAVRVRRPKKS from the coding sequence ATGAGCGCGAACACCTGGCGGCAGTCGACCGGCGACAGCGCCCCTCCCTCCGCATCCGGACCGGCGGCTCAGTCCGCCGATGGCACCCCGGAGGCGGGGACGGGCGCGGGTGCGACGACGGCGACGGATGAACCAGGCCGGCCGGCGCGCCGTTTCTGGTCGGGGCGGCGGATTTTCGCGGCCTTGGTGGCCCTGCTGTCCGCCGTTGCCGTCGGATTCCTCCTGTACGACGTGATCGCCGTCCGCGCGGGCCGGTCCGCGATGCGCTGGCGGCGGCGGCTCGCCGAGGAACTGGCCACACGGCCCCTGGACGACGTCTGGATGATCGTCGGGGCCGCCGTGGCGATGGCCCTCGGCCTGTGGCTCTTCCTGCTGGCCGTGACGCCGGGACTGCGCAGGCTGCTGCCCATGCGGCAGCTCACCGGCATCCCCGGGGCGGAGGACGTCCGCGCCGGGCTCGACCGCCGCGCGGCGGCCCTGGTTCTGCGCGACCGGGCCATGCGGGTGCCCGGTGTCCAGTCGGCGCAGGTCGATGTCGGCCGCCGGAAGGTCAAAGCCCGGGCACGAGCCCATTTTCGCGATCTCGAGGAGGTCCGCTCCGACCTGGAAGCCGAGCTGGGCGAAGCCCTGACGTCCTTGGGCCTGGCCCGGCAACCCACACTGGCCGTGCGCGTCCGGCGCCCCAAGAAGAGCTGA
- a CDS encoding DUF5819 family protein, whose amino-acid sequence MFLHVAPPNPLSQQYSRQVDAWVHPLFEQNWRLFAPDPESVNRQISVRTVHTGPDGAKQVSGWFDLTAVDNSAVKHNPFPSHTAQNMLRRAWSSYLETHGGDDRPRSQRALMIQRYLTNIASKRVAAHRGGNFEAVQLRVVTVPIAAPASAGGTGAGAVAPRTSDTRHLPWWKVKADSLGN is encoded by the coding sequence GTGTTTCTGCACGTGGCGCCCCCGAACCCGCTCTCCCAGCAGTACAGCCGCCAGGTCGACGCATGGGTCCACCCGCTGTTCGAGCAGAACTGGCGGCTCTTCGCCCCGGATCCGGAATCGGTCAACCGACAGATCTCGGTGAGGACCGTGCACACCGGCCCGGACGGCGCCAAGCAGGTGAGCGGCTGGTTCGATCTGACCGCTGTGGACAACTCGGCCGTGAAGCACAACCCCTTCCCGAGTCACACGGCACAGAACATGCTGCGACGAGCCTGGAGTTCCTACCTCGAAACCCACGGTGGCGACGACCGGCCTCGCTCGCAGCGGGCACTGATGATTCAGCGGTACCTGACCAACATCGCCTCGAAGCGCGTCGCCGCCCACCGTGGCGGGAACTTCGAGGCCGTCCAGCTACGGGTGGTCACCGTGCCCATCGCCGCGCCCGCCTCAGCGGGCGGCACGGGCGCGGGCGCAGTCGCGCCGAGAACGTCCGATACGCGGCATCTGCCCTGGTGGAAGGTGAAGGCGGACTCCCTTGGAAACTGA
- the amaP gene encoding alkaline shock response membrane anchor protein AmaP, which produces MLRTVNRVLLGLLGLGLFALGGGVLLGALDLQRHWDFDVPGWWPFRGPDDVVLGAWGRTRWREEGWWWPTVIAVLVVLLALLLWWLLAQRRHRLDRVLVDSEDGTAARLDGRTLEDVIEEEAQALDGVSRAHVRLTGRRTAPTARVRLLLEPHADPARTLGRLSRETLAHARDSAGLDRLPSKVRLREARHSARRTV; this is translated from the coding sequence ATGCTCAGGACGGTGAACCGGGTGCTGCTCGGGCTTCTCGGTCTCGGACTGTTCGCCCTGGGCGGCGGCGTGCTGCTGGGCGCACTGGACCTGCAGCGCCACTGGGATTTCGACGTGCCGGGCTGGTGGCCCTTCCGTGGGCCGGACGATGTGGTGCTGGGCGCCTGGGGACGCACCCGGTGGCGGGAGGAAGGCTGGTGGTGGCCGACCGTCATCGCGGTGCTCGTGGTGCTGCTGGCCCTGCTGCTGTGGTGGCTCCTCGCACAACGCAGACACCGCCTGGACCGGGTCCTCGTCGACAGCGAGGACGGCACGGCGGCCCGGCTCGACGGCCGCACACTGGAGGACGTGATCGAGGAAGAGGCACAGGCCCTGGACGGGGTCTCGCGGGCTCACGTCCGGCTGACGGGCCGACGTACCGCTCCGACCGCGCGCGTACGGCTGCTGCTGGAGCCTCACGCCGATCCGGCGCGGACTCTGGGGCGACTGAGCCGGGAAACACTCGCACACGCGCGGGACTCGGCCGGCCTGGACCGCCTCCCCTCGAAGGTCCGACTCCGGGAAGCCCGCCACAGCGCCCGACGCACCGTCTGA
- a CDS encoding Asp23/Gls24 family envelope stress response protein, producing MTENTGVGQGGAPGTRGRTTVADVVVEKIAGMAARDVPGVHALGSGFARSMGSMRERMPGTDSGRSVTRGVSVEVGELQAAIDLEIVVDYGVSITDVAGAVRESVISAVERMADREVVEVNLMVSDVQLPDEEDEGAGRQRIQ from the coding sequence ATGACTGAGAACACCGGCGTTGGACAGGGCGGTGCGCCCGGCACTCGCGGCCGGACGACCGTCGCCGATGTGGTGGTGGAGAAGATCGCCGGGATGGCGGCACGGGACGTGCCCGGCGTCCACGCCCTGGGCAGCGGATTCGCGCGCTCGATGGGATCCATGCGGGAGCGGATGCCTGGCACGGACAGCGGCAGGTCCGTCACGCGCGGGGTCAGTGTCGAGGTCGGAGAGCTGCAGGCCGCCATCGATCTGGAGATCGTCGTCGACTACGGCGTCTCGATCACGGACGTGGCCGGTGCGGTGCGCGAGAGCGTGATCTCCGCGGTGGAGCGGATGGCGGATCGGGAAGTCGTGGAAGTCAACCTCATGGTCAGCGACGTGCAGCTGCCCGACGAGGAGGACGAAGGGGCGGGGCGCCAGCGGATCCAGTAG
- a CDS encoding ArsR/SmtB family transcription factor: MLTLAPDIDVLVRFGRALADPIRCRILLALREAPAYPADLADTIGVSRTRLSNHLACLRDCGLVVTVPDGRRTRYELTDERLGHALDDLRTAVVAVEADRTCPDAEDKGCC, encoded by the coding sequence GTGCTCACTCTCGCCCCTGACATCGACGTCCTGGTCCGGTTCGGGCGCGCGCTCGCCGACCCCATCCGTTGCCGCATCCTGCTCGCGCTCCGGGAGGCGCCCGCCTACCCCGCGGACCTCGCCGACACGATCGGCGTCTCGCGTACGCGGCTGTCCAACCACCTGGCGTGCCTTCGGGACTGCGGACTCGTCGTCACCGTGCCCGACGGACGCCGCACCCGGTACGAGCTGACCGACGAACGCCTCGGCCATGCCCTGGACGATCTGCGCACCGCCGTGGTCGCGGTCGAGGCGGACAGGACCTGCCCCGACGCCGAGGACAAGGGCTGCTGCTGA
- a CDS encoding STAS domain-containing protein — MPLPQLNVHRRDHTTRTLITLAGEIDLSTVPLVYAALAGCLRDGIRIVDVDLTGVPFCDVSGLNAFLTASRLGADDGATLQLHHPPASMARVIELTGSGFLLHGPHAVRSPSPRVPAVAGGAP; from the coding sequence ATGCCCCTGCCCCAGCTGAACGTCCATCGGCGCGACCACACCACCCGCACCCTGATCACGCTCGCGGGGGAGATCGACCTGTCCACCGTCCCGCTCGTGTACGCCGCACTGGCCGGTTGCCTGCGCGACGGCATCCGCATCGTCGACGTCGATCTCACGGGGGTCCCCTTCTGCGACGTCAGCGGACTCAACGCGTTCCTCACGGCGTCCCGGCTCGGCGCTGATGACGGAGCGACCCTCCAACTGCACCATCCACCTGCGAGCATGGCCCGCGTCATCGAGCTGACCGGCTCCGGCTTCCTTCTCCACGGACCTCACGCCGTCCGATCCCCCTCACCCCGGGTTCCCGCCGTCGCGGGCGGTGCGCCGTGA